The Mastomys coucha isolate ucsf_1 unplaced genomic scaffold, UCSF_Mcou_1 pScaffold14, whole genome shotgun sequence genome window below encodes:
- the Plag1 gene encoding zinc finger protein PLAG1 isoform X1: MATVIPGDLSEVRDTQKAPSGKRKRGESKPRKNFPCQLCDKAFNSVEKLKVHSFSHTGERPYKCTHQDCTKAFVSKYKLQRHMATHSPEKTHKCNYCEKMFHRKDHLKNHLHTHDPNKETFKCEECGKSYNTKLGFKRHLALHAATSGDLTCKVCLQTFESTGVLLEHLKSHAGKSSGGVKEKKHRCEHCERRFYTRKDVRRHMVVHTGRKDFLCQYCAQRFGRKDHLTRHMKKSHNQELLKVKTEPVDFLDPFTCNMSVPIKDELLPVMSLPSSELLSKPFTNTLQLNLYNTPFQSMQSSGSAHQMITTLPLGMTCPIDMDAVHPSHHLAFKCPFSSTSYAISIPEKEQPLKGEIESYLMELQGGAPSSSQDSQASSSKLGLDPQSGSPDDGAGDLSMSKSSISISDPLNTPALDFSQLFNFIPLNGPPYNPLSVGSLGMSYPQDEAHSSVSQLPTQTQDLQDPANTVGLGSLHSLSAAFTSSLSSSTTLPRFHQAFQ, translated from the exons ATGGCCACTGTCATTCCTGGTGATTTGTCAGAAGTAAGAGATACCCAGAAAGCCCCTTCAGGGAAACGTAAGCGTGGTGAAAGCAAACCAAGAAAAAACTTTCCTTGCCAACTGTGTGACAAGGCCTTTAACAGTGTTGAGAAATTAAAGGTTCACTCCTTCTCTCACACGGGAGAGAGGCCCTACAAGTGCACACACCAAGACTGCACCAAGGCCTTTGTTTCTAAGTACAAATTACAAAG GCACATGGCTACTCACTCTCCTGAGAAAACCCACAAGTGTAATTATTGTGAGAAAATGTTTCACCGGAAAGACCATCTGAAGAATCATCTCCATACACACGACCCCAACAAAGAGACCTTTAAATGCGAAGAGTGTGGCAAGAGCTACAACACCAAGCTTGGCTTTAAGCGACACTTGGCCTTGCATGCTGCCACCAGTGGTGACCTCACCTGCAAGGTGTGTTTGCAGACTTTTGAGAGCACGGGTGTGCTCCTAGAGCACCTGAAATCTCACGCAGGCAAGTCGTCTGGGGGtgtgaaagagaaaaagcacCGGTGTGAACACTGCGAGCGCAGGTTCTACACCCGCAAAGACGTCCGGAGacacatggtggtgcacacaggaaggaaggacttCCTCTGTCAGTACTGTGCACAGAGATTTGGGCGAAAGGATCACCTCACTCGACACATGAAGAAGAGTCACAATCAGGAGCTTCTGAAGGTCAAAACAGAACCAGTAGATTTCCTGGACCCGTTTACCTGCAACATGTCTGTGCCTATCAAAGATGAACTCCTGCCGGTCATGTCCTTACCTTCCAGTGAACTCTTGTCAAAGCCATTCACAAACACTTTGCAGTTAAACCTCTATAACACTCCATTTCAGTCTATGCAGAGCTCTGGGTCTGCTCACCAAATGATAACAACTTTACCTTTAGGAATGACATGCCCCATAGATATGGATGCTGTTCACCCCTCTCATCATCTTGCTTTCAAATGCCCATTCAGTTCTACCTCATACGCAATCTCTATTCCTGAAAAAGAACAGCCATTAAAGGGGGAAATTGAGAGTTACCTGATGGAGCTACAAGGTGGTGCACCATCTTCATCCCAGGATTCTCAAGCATCGTCATCTAAGTTAGGGTTAGATCCTCAGAGTGGGTCCCCAGATGATGGTGCTGGGGACCTTTCCATGTCAAAGAGCTCTATCTCTATCAGTGACCCCCTCAACACACCAGCATTGGATTTCTCTCAGTTGTTCAACTTCATACCATTAAATGGTCCCCCTTATAACCCACTTTCAGTGGGCAGCCTTGGGATGAGCTATCCCCAGGATGAAGCGCATTCTTCTGTTTCTCAGCTGCCTACACAAACACAGGATCTTCAGGATCCTGCAAACACAGTGGGTCTTGGTTCTCTGCACTCACTGTCAGCAGCTTTCACCAGCAGCCTAAGCTCAAGCACTACCCTGCCCCGTTTCCACCAGGCATTTCAATAG
- the Plag1 gene encoding zinc finger protein PLAG1 isoform X2 has protein sequence MATHSPEKTHKCNYCEKMFHRKDHLKNHLHTHDPNKETFKCEECGKSYNTKLGFKRHLALHAATSGDLTCKVCLQTFESTGVLLEHLKSHAGKSSGGVKEKKHRCEHCERRFYTRKDVRRHMVVHTGRKDFLCQYCAQRFGRKDHLTRHMKKSHNQELLKVKTEPVDFLDPFTCNMSVPIKDELLPVMSLPSSELLSKPFTNTLQLNLYNTPFQSMQSSGSAHQMITTLPLGMTCPIDMDAVHPSHHLAFKCPFSSTSYAISIPEKEQPLKGEIESYLMELQGGAPSSSQDSQASSSKLGLDPQSGSPDDGAGDLSMSKSSISISDPLNTPALDFSQLFNFIPLNGPPYNPLSVGSLGMSYPQDEAHSSVSQLPTQTQDLQDPANTVGLGSLHSLSAAFTSSLSSSTTLPRFHQAFQ, from the coding sequence ATGGCTACTCACTCTCCTGAGAAAACCCACAAGTGTAATTATTGTGAGAAAATGTTTCACCGGAAAGACCATCTGAAGAATCATCTCCATACACACGACCCCAACAAAGAGACCTTTAAATGCGAAGAGTGTGGCAAGAGCTACAACACCAAGCTTGGCTTTAAGCGACACTTGGCCTTGCATGCTGCCACCAGTGGTGACCTCACCTGCAAGGTGTGTTTGCAGACTTTTGAGAGCACGGGTGTGCTCCTAGAGCACCTGAAATCTCACGCAGGCAAGTCGTCTGGGGGtgtgaaagagaaaaagcacCGGTGTGAACACTGCGAGCGCAGGTTCTACACCCGCAAAGACGTCCGGAGacacatggtggtgcacacaggaaggaaggacttCCTCTGTCAGTACTGTGCACAGAGATTTGGGCGAAAGGATCACCTCACTCGACACATGAAGAAGAGTCACAATCAGGAGCTTCTGAAGGTCAAAACAGAACCAGTAGATTTCCTGGACCCGTTTACCTGCAACATGTCTGTGCCTATCAAAGATGAACTCCTGCCGGTCATGTCCTTACCTTCCAGTGAACTCTTGTCAAAGCCATTCACAAACACTTTGCAGTTAAACCTCTATAACACTCCATTTCAGTCTATGCAGAGCTCTGGGTCTGCTCACCAAATGATAACAACTTTACCTTTAGGAATGACATGCCCCATAGATATGGATGCTGTTCACCCCTCTCATCATCTTGCTTTCAAATGCCCATTCAGTTCTACCTCATACGCAATCTCTATTCCTGAAAAAGAACAGCCATTAAAGGGGGAAATTGAGAGTTACCTGATGGAGCTACAAGGTGGTGCACCATCTTCATCCCAGGATTCTCAAGCATCGTCATCTAAGTTAGGGTTAGATCCTCAGAGTGGGTCCCCAGATGATGGTGCTGGGGACCTTTCCATGTCAAAGAGCTCTATCTCTATCAGTGACCCCCTCAACACACCAGCATTGGATTTCTCTCAGTTGTTCAACTTCATACCATTAAATGGTCCCCCTTATAACCCACTTTCAGTGGGCAGCCTTGGGATGAGCTATCCCCAGGATGAAGCGCATTCTTCTGTTTCTCAGCTGCCTACACAAACACAGGATCTTCAGGATCCTGCAAACACAGTGGGTCTTGGTTCTCTGCACTCACTGTCAGCAGCTTTCACCAGCAGCCTAAGCTCAAGCACTACCCTGCCCCGTTTCCACCAGGCATTTCAATAG